The sequence below is a genomic window from Venturia canescens isolate UGA chromosome 9, ASM1945775v1, whole genome shotgun sequence.
AAGTGTAATCGCGATATAAATTTTGAGCCAAGCGATTCTATCGGTCGATTGTTGGGTTTCACACCGCGCATCCTTCGAGCCAATATTGTTCATAAATCTGACCTACCCGTTGCCATACTAAAAATCAATTCACTACGAATGGAGTATAACATAACAGCAAGAGCTTACATAAATGGTCAACAAGTGCATACCATTCACGAAACCCCGTTGTTCCGCCAGGATATAAGATCGTTGAAGTGCCATCGCACATCACTTACCTCCCTATCACCGTACAGGCCATAGATAATCTACAACTGAAAATTGTTGATCAAGACAGAAAGTTGGTGAATTTTCAGGGTAAAACAATAACGATCAGACTACAtgtgaaatcttgaaaatggGTATTGTTTTTGAGTCGAAGGGAAGTTATAAAATTAATACGATATGCCCAAAGTGGAACAGTCGTCGAACATCTCGCAAGGAGCTAACACGCGAAAATTATCAGTTTCTAAAAAGCCTCGGTCTAAAACCTCGAGGAAAGTACAAATAAGGCTTTGTTTGTTGTGTCTCAATTTTTTGCTTTATACCATGGAGGAGGTCCTAAGAATACAAAAACCAATCATCTTTGACGAGTCCATCGCGCACTACGAATTGCATGGACATCAACCATTCGCATCAGCAACTTTCAACAACAACGATGAGATTCGTATTGCAGTTCAGCATCAGGATTTGTGCTTGCTACCGAGCAAGAGCTCATTACATGTGTATGGTAGATTGACGAAAGCTGATGGACAACCTGTTGCCGCTACCACGACATTGGTCAACAACGCCATCGGTCACCTATTTGAAGAAATTTGTTATGAGCTGAATGCTGTGGAGATTGTTCGATGTAAAAATGTTGGTCTTTCAACactcatgaaaaattatatctcccaGAATCCTAGCCAAAAATCAGTCATGGAAAATGCTGGTTGGCTGAGAGATGAAGAAGAAGCATCGATATCCGATGCTACTGGTTACTTTGACATCTCAATACCTTTGAGTATGATACTGGGCTTTGCTGATGACTATCGCAGAATTGTCGTCAATGCCAAACATGAGTTGATTTTAACACCTGCAAACTCTGATACGAATGCTATCATACAAACTGCTGATGCTGCGGAACAATTCAAAATTACTCTTTCGAAGATCGAATGGATGATACCATATGTCAGTGTAGCTGATCAATGGAAAATTAAACTATTAAATTTTATCGCCAAAGACTCGTACATATCGTTGAGTTTTCGTGCTTGGCAATTGTACGAGTACCCGCTACTACCTACAACTACAAAGCACGTTTGGGTTGTGAAAACCTCTAcgcagcttgaaaaacctcGACACGTTGTTTTGGGATTCCAAACAGTTCGGAAAAATAGAGCTACTAAGAACGCGAGTCACTTCGATCATTGTAATATCAGAGACGTCAAACTCTTTCTCAACTCACAGAGTTATCCATATGGAAATTTGAATCTTGACATTGATCATAATCAGTACGCTCTCCTCTACGATATGTACGCAAATTTTCAGGCTTCCTACCACGGGAAGGAGTCTGAACCACTGTTGAGTAAAGTAGACTTTTTGAAGTACGCACCACTCATTGTTATTGATTGTTCAAAACAGAATGAGTCATTGAAATCTGGACCCGTTGACATTTGATTAGAATTCGAGTCAACAAATCCAATTTTCACCACAAACCTCAGCATATTGCTTAATATTACACGATCGAATTGTAGAATATAACTCAATCAGTGGAAATGTCAAGAAATTGGTTTGAGGTGGTGGggattaaaatataaaattatctGTAGAGGATTCTTTGGGTCAGTAACGTTCAAGAGATGGAATACGTGGTAGATTTATAGGGTTTGAAGAGACCCATCAACGAGTTTGTGCTCAAAGAAATCTCATCTATTTCATTAAACGATTCCACACCTCTGATGCTGTTATTTGAAGCCCCCTACGCATGGAAC
It includes:
- the LOC122416548 gene encoding uncharacterized protein; translation: MPKVEQSSNISQGANTRKLSVSKKPRSKTSRKVQIRLCLLCLNFLLYTMEEVLRIQKPIIFDESIAHYELHGHQPFASATFNNNDEIRIAVQHQDLCLLPSKSSLHVYGRLTKADGQPVAATTTLVNNAIGHLFEEICYELNAVEIVRCKNVGLSTLMKNYISQNPSQKSVMENAGWLRDEEEASISDATGYFDISIPLSMILGFADDYRRIVVNAKHELILTPANSDTNAIIQTADAAEQFKITLSKIEWMIPYVSVADQWKIKLLNFIAKDSYISLSFRAWQLYEYPLLPTTTKHVWVVKTSTQLEKPRHVVLGFQTVRKNRATKNASHFDHCNIRDVKLFLNSQSYPYGNLNLDIDHNQYALLYDMYANFQASYHGKESEPLLSKVDFLKYAPLIVIDCSKQNESLKSGPVDI